A single region of the Halococcus salifodinae DSM 8989 genome encodes:
- a CDS encoding cyclodeaminase/cyclohydrolase family protein: MPPSSDSTQPTELVQEKSRRTIEVPLQIAELCLEVLEHARVVTSKGNRNALADAGTGVFLAHSALKASVYTAESNLELIEDPSAVTEAEERGAKIERRADEVLKQVKANVEETV; encoded by the coding sequence CTGCCGCCGTCTAGTGATTCAACACAGCCCACTGAACTGGTTCAAGAGAAATCACGACGCACTATCGAAGTCCCGCTCCAGATAGCTGAGCTCTGTCTTGAGGTCCTCGAACATGCGAGAGTAGTGACGTCGAAGGGAAACCGGAATGCTCTCGCCGACGCTGGAACAGGAGTGTTTCTCGCTCACTCAGCCCTGAAGGCATCAGTATACACTGCAGAGAGCAACCTGGAGCTGATAGAGGATCCGTCCGCCGTCACGGAAGCTGAGGAGCGTGGGGCCAAGATCGAGAGGAGGGCCGACGAAGTACTGAAACAGGTGAAAGCAAACGTTGAGGAGACTGTTTGA
- a CDS encoding zinc ribbon domain-containing protein: MGERTCYLAICPECDLRVSVADETCPECGTEFDTEE; this comes from the coding sequence ATGGGCGAACGCACATGCTATCTGGCTATCTGTCCGGAGTGTGACCTCCGGGTATCGGTCGCCGACGAAACGTGTCCCGAGTGTGGAACAGAATTCGATACTGAGGAATAG
- a CDS encoding DUF7577 domain-containing protein: protein MGSVSNTGTDTPTKNSIQESGLIACPSCGSANEKFYTYCRECVASLRDSSQTQYLRVPYEG from the coding sequence ATGGGGTCCGTATCCAATACCGGTACTGACACACCCACTAAAAATTCAATCCAGGAATCTGGCCTCATAGCATGTCCAAGTTGTGGTTCTGCTAATGAAAAATTCTACACGTACTGTCGAGAGTGTGTAGCATCCTTACGAGACTCTTCGCAGACGCAGTACCTGAGGGTACCGTACGAAGGTTAA